The following are from one region of the Raphanus sativus cultivar WK10039 unplaced genomic scaffold, ASM80110v3 Scaffold3013, whole genome shotgun sequence genome:
- the LOC108854174 gene encoding probable beta-1,3-galactosyltransferase 4, producing the protein MSLKHHHHRGVGVEMSSGSKSFVTKKWTFLLCIGFFCAGTLFSDRMWPEPESNVASREAASDERLHLVSEDCDSSKKTSLGEVYKSPDATQTLDKTISTLEMELAAAKAAQESIVNGSPVSDEFNLPETVTKRKYLMVVGINTAFNSRKRRDSVRATWMPPGEERKKLEEEKGIVMRFVIGHSATPGGILDRAIQAEESKHGDFLRLDHVEGYLELSAKTKSYFSTAFALWDADFYVKVDDDVHVNIATLGAELARYRMKPRVYIGCMKSGPVLAQKGVRYHEPEYWKFGEEGNKYFRHATGQLYAISRELASYISINQNVLHKYVNEDVSLGSWFLGLDVEHVDDRRLCCGTTDCEWKAQAGNMCVASFDWSCSGICRSADRMKDVHRRCGEGRDALLAASLRRRRREKPAQQFVV; encoded by the exons ATGTCGTTGAAGCATCATCATCATAGAGGAGTAGGAGTAGAGATGTCGTCGGGTTCCAAGAGTTTTGTCACAAAGAAATGGACTTTCTTACTCTGTATCGGTTTCTTCTGCGCGGGAACTCTCTTCTCCGACAG AATGTGGCCAGAGCCTGAATCCAATGTTGCATCAAGGGAAGCAGCTTCAGATGAACGTCTGCATCTGGTGTCAGAAGACTGTGATTCATCAAAA AAGACAAGCCTTGGAGAAGTGTACAAGAGTCCGGATGCAACTCA AACGCTAGACAAAACGATCTCAACTCTGGAAATGGAGTTAGCAGCTGCAAAAGCCGCGCAAGAATCCATCGTGAACGGCTCACCAGTCTCTGATGAGTTCAATCTCCCTGAAACCGTTACTAAACGAAAGTATCTGATGGTTGTTGGGATCAACACTGCGTTTAACAGCAGAAAGCGAAGGGATTCTGTCCGTGCTACTTGGATGCCTCCCG GTGAGGAGAGAAAGAAACTGGAAGAAGAGAAAGGGATCGTGATGCGGTTTGTAATAGGTCATAG TGCCACTCCTGGTGGGATTCTTGATAGAGCGATTCAGGCTGAGGAAAGTAAACATGGAGACTTCTTGAGACTG GATCATGTTGAAGGTTATCTAGAGCTGTCAGCAAAGACTAAATCATACTTTAGCACGGCGTTTGCATTGTGGGATGCAGACTTCTACGTGAAAGTCGATGATGATGTTCATGTCAATATAG CCACGCTAGGTGCAGAGTTAGCAAGATACCGTATGAAACCTCGAGTATACATTGGTTGCATGAAATCTGGACCCGTTCTTGCTCAGAA AGGAGTGAGGTATCATGAACCGGAGTACTGGAAGTTTGGAGAAGAGGGTAACAAGTACTTCCGCCACGCCACGGGTCAGCTCTACGCCATTTCCAGGGAGTTGGCGTCTTACATATCGATAAACCA AAACGTACTTCACAAGTATGTGAATGAGGATGTCTCTTTAGGGTCATGGTTTCTTGGATTGGATGTGGAGCATGTAGATGACCGTAGGCTGTGTTGTGGTACAACAg ATTGTGAGTGGAAGGCACAGGCGGGCAACATGTGTGTTGCCTCGTTTGATTGGAGCTGCAGTGGGATTTGTAGATCAGCGGATCGGATGAAGGATGTTCATCGGAGGTGTGGAGAAGGCAGAGATGCTCTCCTGGCTGCTtcattaagaagaagaagaagagagaaaccAGCTCAACAGTTTGTAGTatag